One Variibacter gotjawalensis genomic window, AAATGCCCGTCTTGTGGCCAACGCAAATCCGTTATTGTCCTGTCGTCAAGGTGGGATTATAAGCCCCCGCGCGAGACAAAGACTCGCGCATAAGTTTAGGGGTGGAGTGGTCTGAATGTCTGTGAAGACGAAAGCGTATCGCCCGACCGACAAAGAGCAGTTCATGAGTGAACGGCAGCGGGATTATTTCCGCGGCAAGCTCTTGGCCTGGAAAGAAGAGATCCTCAAGGAAGCCAAGGAAACGCTGCAGCATCTGCAGGATGAGAACGTCAATCATCCCGACCTTGCTGACCGCGCATCTTCCGAGACCGATCGAGCCATTGAGCTTCGCGCACGCGACCGCCAGCGCAAGCTCATCTCGAAGATCGATGCCGCGATCACACGCATCGACGACGGCACGTACGGCTACTGCGAAGAGACCGGTGAGCCGATTGCGATCCGCCGCCTCGAGGCGCGCCCGATCGCAACGCTCTCGCTCGAAGCGCAGGAACGCCACGAGCGTCGCGAGCGCGTCTATCGCGACGATTGATCGCTTCCGCGATGCGACCTAGCCGCGCGCCGGCGGCGCGCGGTGGGTCTCGCTGAGGTTCTTGTAGAAGAACGTCGTCGTGGCGAGTTTGCCGCCCGGTCGATAGGCGTGACCCGGCACCTTGCCGAATTCGATCCAGCCGCACGCGCGGTAGAGCTTGTCTCCGGCGCTGCCGGTCTCCGTATCCAGCATCAGAAGCGTGCGTCCCGCCGCAAGCGCTTCAGCCTCGGCAGCCTCTAAGAGACGCCGTCCCAATCCCTGCCGCCGCAGCGATGAGTGCACGAGCATCTTGCCGATCTCGGCGCGGTGCGGCTGGTTCGGCTGCTGCATGAAATAAACGATCACTGTGCCGACGATGCTGCGGCCATCGCTGGCGGCGAGCAGCGAGCGATCGCCGCTCGCGACGCCATCGATTTGGCCCCGCCAGAAGACGAGCGCTTCGTCGTGCGTGAAGCCTGTCATGAAGTTTACGGACGCGCCGTTTGCTACCGCGTCGACAAGAACGTCGGCAAGCTCACTCTGCTTGGCGTCGGCTTCGGCGGCGGTGAGCTTGCGAATCGTGAGAGCGCTCACCGCTTATCTCCGGAGATTACTTCTTGTCGCCGTCGGCCTTCTCGGGCGCGCCGGTCTTGAGCAGGCTCGCCATCTCTTCTTCGAGGCTGTCGAATACCGATTTCTGGATCGGCGGCGATCCCGGCGATGTCGGCGCATCGCTCTTCGCCGGCTGCGGAGCAGCAGAGGCGGCGGCTTGCGGCGACGGAGCGGCGGCCGCCTCGGCCTTCGGAGCTTCGGTCTTCGGGGCTTCGGCCTTGGGAGTGTCCACCTTCGGTGCTTCGACCTTCGGCGGATCGCGTCGCACGGGCGGCAACGGCACGCGGATCGTCGGCGGTCCGGCGTCCGGAGCGATCGGCGGCGGCGGCTCCGCGAGCGGCGGTGCGCGCAACGGCGACGACGGCGGACGCGGCGCGCCAGGACGGCGCAACGCGGCTTCGAGCTTGCTCGCCATCTCGGCGAGCGAATTGTCGGCGGCAACCGGGGCGGGCGCGTCCGAACGCGGCTGAACCGGCGGGAACGGCGGCGGGCGCACCGGCTCCGGCGTCCTCACGATCGGCGCCGGCATCGGTTCGGCGCGTGGCTCGTTGCGCGTCGGTGCCGGGACGCGCGACGGAACGCGCATCGGCGGCGGCTCACGCATCGCCGGTGCCTCACGCGGCTCCGGCAATGGCGGCGGCAATTCACGCGACTGCATCGGCGGCGGCAGCTCACGCGATTGCGGCGGCGGCAACGTCGCGGTGTCGCGCTGTTGCACCTGCGCGGCCTGCGCGCCTTGTGCCGGCAGTTCGCGCGGCTGCGAGACCGGGACGGAGCGCAGAATGTTCGGCTCGATCACGATGTCGGTCGGGCCGCCAATCATGACGAGATGCTCGACGTTGTCGCGGCGGATGAGGACGAGCCGGCGGCGTTGGTCGACCGCTGCGGCATCGATCACGGCGAGACGCGGCTGACGTCCACGCGCTGAGCTTCCGCCGCCGACACGGCCACCACCGCGTCCACGGAACAGGAAGTACACCAGCACGATGAGCACCAGCACCACGACGACCGCGATGGCCAGCTTCACCGGCGTCGAAAGATCGTTGAAACTATCGAGCATTCTACCTCACTCGCCCATCGCCGGTGTGAACCAGCGTACCCCGGCGTCGAAACCAACCGCCTGCGCGGTCGCCAAAAACTGACACGGCCAAAATGTAACACGGCAATGTCTAAGTGGTGCCGTCGAACACGTCCAGGCTACCATTTGTACGGTCAAAGCCGCCGGATGACTATCCGGCAGCTATTCTTTCTTAACCTATAGTTAACCATGATTCCGGCCATCCGGTTGCACTCATTGGCGAAATTCACACGTTCCTCGATCCGTTCCCGCGCACGTTCCTATTCTGTATTCCCCGCCCCGAAACTGACCCTGGCCCGGGCCACGCGGCGGTGCGCTTCGAGCACTCCTCGATCGTAGATTTCCGCTGTCGTGCGTGGGTCGGCGTGGCCGGTAACCTTGACACGGTCGTCGCGGTTGGTGCCAGCGCGATGCCCCTCGGTGTTGCCGCCAGCCCGGGAGTTGGAATGCCACATGCCGGCTGGGAGGCCTGCCGCTTCTGGAAGCGCTGCTACTCCTCTGGCGTGCAAAGTGTGCTCGTGTTCTCAACCACGATCAGCGGGCCGCTGCGCGCACCCAGCGTCTCAATGATGTAAGGTCAGGGTGCCGGTGGTCAGATCAGCCCAGTTAGATCGAGTACCGTCAACACCAGCGCGGCCCCGCCCATCACGATCCATAGGGCGGCACGGACCCATGCGATCTTCTCTTCGCGCGTAAGCCACCTGTCGCGTGCATCGTAAGTGAACAAATTAGCGTCTCCTTCGGTGTGTCGTTTTGAAACTCGGTAGATCCGATGGACGACTGCATCGGCAGGTTGCAAAACACATGCCTCACGGAGACAGTCGCGTCCGAGCAAATGAAAAGTTGGGTGAACTCTTACTCGGGCGTTCAGTTCGGTTCCATACTCGGCCTCGCCGGATTCCGCGTTGAGGAGTGCGTGACTTACAAGCCTGGACAGTATGTGATGCGCGCCGTCCGCAAGACTATCGGTGTCCTTGATCGCGATGATGCGCGGCGCGCGCTTGGCCGATCGTCTTTGGGTGCGTGAGCAGCTCCCTCAGCGAAGCGTCGTAGTGTAGAAGCCGAGCGGGATTAAAAGCAGAAGTTGTTGAGGCCTCTGCCGCACGTGTCGGAAAGTCGCGGGCAATTCTTCGACCAGCGTCTGCCGCATCGCCCGGTTGGCCTGACCCACTCCTGCGCAATCAATCAGTTCGAATCATCGGCGATGGCGCGCCTCATTGCCAATCTCTTCGAATAGGGGCAGCGCCGTTCGCACAGCGTCCCTCCATCTCCAAAGTCGATCGAACTAACTAAGGGTTTTTTCAGCTCGTTCAGCGTTTTGGAAGTGGTGCTTAACGAGACACCGCACCGGGTATGCTGCTCTGTGCGAGGTTGTGAGCAAGGACGCACTAGCGCGTCTCTTGCCGAGGTACCGACTATGTCGCTTCCGACTGCTCAAGAGCAGCTCATGCTCGAGCTCGTCAACAAATTCAGGGCCGATCCATCGGGCGAATACGGCCGATTAACTGGATCAGGGGCGGACGGCAATGTTACTGCGGCGATCAACTATTTTGGCGTCGACCGTGGATCGCTGCTGGCACAACTTAATGCGACAGCGGCAGTCGCACCGCTGGCTTGGAGCAGCGCGCTCAACGGCGCTGCTGCAAGCCATAATGCAAACATGATCGCTTACGATCAACAAAGTCACCAGCTTCCGAACGAGCAGAGCCTTGCACAGCGCGCCACAAACGCTGGATTTAACGGATACACCGCGCTTGGCGAAAACATCTACGCGTTCGCCGATAACTTGGTCTCGGGCCATGCAGGCTTCGTGATCGATTGGGGTTACGACGTAGAGGACATCATGTCGAACGGTCAGCTTTATGCTGATTGGCGAACGCGCGGTGACGGCATGCAAGATCCAGCTGGTCATCGCATCAACCTTGCGAATAGCGCTTACAAAGAAATTGGTATCTCGGTCGTCGCGGAAAGCAACTCGGCAACGAGCGTTGGCCCCTACGTGATCTCGCAGGAGCTTGGCGCACGGTCGGGATACGCCGCGCAGTTTGTCGGCGTGATAATCAATGACAGCGACAACGATAATTTTTACGATATCGGGGAAGGATTAAGCGGCGTTTTAATCACTCTAAAGAGCGGCTCGCAGACCTATACCACAACGAGCTGGGATTCTGGCGGCTGGCAACTAGCGGTGCCGCCGGGGTCATACACGATTACATTCAGTGGCGGCGGTCTGTCGGGGACGGTGACAAAGACGGCAACGCTTGGAAACGCTAATGTCAAAGTCGACGCTGAAGCGGCTGATGCGTTTGGTGCGGATCCTTTCGCAGGAGATGATACGCTTTTCGGTACTCCCGGAAACGATGTTATCTACGCGTTTGATGGCAACGACATTGTCAGGGGCCTTGACGGAAACGATCTTCTCGACGGCGGCTCTGGCTCCGATGTACTCGACGGCGGTCTAGGGGCCGACCAATTGTTCGGTCGCGACGGCAACGACTATCTCAACGGCGGTGAAGTATTCAGTCTATCGGCAAACCAGGGGGCCGTTTATCGGCTCTACGGCGCGACGTTTGATAGAGCTCCCGACTTCGTCGGCTTCACTTCGTGGGCAGCGGGACTAGCGAGCGGTCAGCAAACGCTGACGTCGGTAGCGAATGCTTTTGTCGTTTCGGCCGAGTTCCAGCAGACATATGGCGCGCTGTCGAATCCGCAGTTCGTTGCGCTGCTTTACAACAACGTTCTGGACCGAGCTCCCGATCAGAGCGGCTTTACTTCGTGGGTTGCATACCTAGATGCAGGCGCATCGCGTGCAAGCGTGCTGCTCGGATTCTCGGAGTCCTCTGAGTTCAAGTCCATCTCTGCAATGGGGGAGATGGGTTATGCTTCTGAGGTCGTTTATGGACAATCGGTTGGCCAGATCTACAGGCTGTACGATACGATCTTTGGTCGCGAGCCGGATGTCGGCGGCTTTACTGGTTGGGTTGGAGGAAATAATTCTGGAGCTTCGCTTCAGAGTATCACCACTCAGTTTGTGCAA contains:
- a CDS encoding GNAT family N-acetyltransferase, which gives rise to MSALTIRKLTAAEADAKQSELADVLVDAVANGASVNFMTGFTHDEALVFWRGQIDGVASGDRSLLAASDGRSIVGTVIVYFMQQPNQPHRAEIGKMLVHSSLRRQGLGRRLLEAAEAEALAAGRTLLMLDTETGSAGDKLYRACGWIEFGKVPGHAYRPGGKLATTTFFYKNLSETHRAPPARG
- the dksA gene encoding RNA polymerase-binding protein DksA, whose translation is MSVKTKAYRPTDKEQFMSERQRDYFRGKLLAWKEEILKEAKETLQHLQDENVNHPDLADRASSETDRAIELRARDRQRKLISKIDAAITRIDDGTYGYCEETGEPIAIRRLEARPIATLSLEAQERHERRERVYRDD
- a CDS encoding flagellar biosynthetic protein FliO, with translation MLDSFNDLSTPVKLAIAVVVVLVLIVLVYFLFRGRGGGRVGGGSSARGRQPRLAVIDAAAVDQRRRLVLIRRDNVEHLVMIGGPTDIVIEPNILRSVPVSQPRELPAQGAQAAQVQQRDTATLPPPQSRELPPPMQSRELPPPLPEPREAPAMREPPPMRVPSRVPAPTRNEPRAEPMPAPIVRTPEPVRPPPFPPVQPRSDAPAPVAADNSLAEMASKLEAALRRPGAPRPPSSPLRAPPLAEPPPPIAPDAGPPTIRVPLPPVRRDPPKVEAPKVDTPKAEAPKTEAPKAEAAAAPSPQAAASAAPQPAKSDAPTSPGSPPIQKSVFDSLEEEMASLLKTGAPEKADGDKK
- a CDS encoding DUF4214 domain-containing protein, coding for MLELVNKFRADPSGEYGRLTGSGADGNVTAAINYFGVDRGSLLAQLNATAAVAPLAWSSALNGAAASHNANMIAYDQQSHQLPNEQSLAQRATNAGFNGYTALGENIYAFADNLVSGHAGFVIDWGYDVEDIMSNGQLYADWRTRGDGMQDPAGHRINLANSAYKEIGISVVAESNSATSVGPYVISQELGARSGYAAQFVGVIINDSDNDNFYDIGEGLSGVLITLKSGSQTYTTTSWDSGGWQLAVPPGSYTITFSGGGLSGTVTKTATLGNANVKVDAEAADAFGADPFAGDDTLFGTPGNDVIYAFDGNDIVRGLDGNDLLDGGSGSDVLDGGLGADQLFGRDGNDYLNGGEVFSLSANQGAVYRLYGATFDRAPDFVGFTSWAAGLASGQQTLTSVANAFVVSAEFQQTYGALSNPQFVALLYNNVLDRAPDQSGFTSWVAYLDAGASRASVLLGFSESSEFKSISAMGEMGYASEVVYGQSVGQIYRLYDTIFGREPDVGGFTGWVGGNNSGASLQSITTQFVQSAEFRQT